One Antennarius striatus isolate MH-2024 chromosome 17, ASM4005453v1, whole genome shotgun sequence genomic window carries:
- the mdga2a gene encoding MAM domain-containing glycosylphosphatidylinositol anchor protein 2 encodes MGSVLALLWLLTGFLRGAHGQGVYAPPTVRIVHSGQACNVEEERYSERVYTIREGETLELQCLVTGHPHPQVRWTKTAGGASDRQGESSLHNETLKIDNVSRHQGGRYYCKAENGLGSPAIRSIRVDVYYLDDPVITVHQSVGESKEQFYFERTVFLRCVANSNPPVHYAWRRGREALTQGSDAGVEIYEPFFTQGETKILKLKNLRPQDYAEYTCIASVRNVCGIADKSAHFSFNNRTAPPSIKLLLDDPLVVNPGETVTLVCVASSGDPPPLLRWVRPGGEDLPKRSVINGGTLTVPAVTVDDGGAYSCMASNNVGNAAKKSTTVLVRGLRKGRFWITPDPYHNDDNIQIGREVKISCQVEATPPEELQFSWLKNGRPLRSSERMVITHTDTEVSPGTTNLDIIDLKFTDFGTYTCVASLRNGGSPEISIDVNISSTTVPPELSVPRGRSHLIAQEGDTVDLQCLVSGKPKPIILWSRVEDNGGAAAAAAVAPPLMQDGSVETESSDGILRLSNVTREMSGTYRCQTSQYNGFNVKPREALIHLVVQFPPTVEPAYTEIRQALGRAFTLTCHLLRAHPARLLRYEWKLGSRLLTVGEFSEERDDTSYLVRALNREGYGEYTCDITNEAGAGRCTFMVTGKAYAPEFYYDTYGALWQNKPRVYGFKLQWTQMEPNAVDRILAYRLGIRQMGQSRWWEQEIAMEETIQKGELLTYNLTELVKPESYLVRLTPITRYGEGDATERTIAYSAPVNPHLREFQCGFEDEAMCLFSQDKSDEFDWTRHSAASRDTKYTPNTGPSSDHRGSKQGFYMYIETSRPRMDGDKARMLSPTFNMNSRSSSSSSSSFAANSPTYCFAFYYHMYGKHIGALNVFLRQKGPTATETNVWSLSGNQGDHWLQAKVNIHPTAPFQMVMEGVRGPGIEGDIAIDDVTIEEGECKNPPPNNLRSLAPPSSPHIWQLCITLSLALIGQQR; translated from the exons cgcCCCCTACGGTGCGCATCGTGCACTCGGGTCAGGCCTGTAACGTGGAGGAGGAGCGCTACAGCGAGAGGGTCTACACCATCAGGGAGGGGGAGACTCTGGAGCTGCAGTGTCTGGTGACAGGACACCCCCACCCACAG gTGCGCTGGACGAAGACGGCGGGCGGAGCCTCGGACCGCCAGGGCGAGTCGTCGCTGCACAACGAGACGCTGAAGATCGACAACGTCAGCCGCCACCAGGGGGGGCGCTATTACTGCAAAGCTGAGAACGGCCTGGGATCCCCCGCCATACGCTCCATACGAGTCGACGTGTACt acctGGACGACCCGGTGATCACGGTGCACCAGAGCGTGGGTGAGTCCAAGGAGCAGTTCTACTTCGAGCGGACGGTGTTCCTCCGCTGCGTGGCCAACTCCAACCCCCCCGTCCACTACGCCTGGAGGCGGGGCCGCGAGGCGCTGACGCAGGGCTCCGACGCGGGGGTGGAGATCTACGAGCCCTTCTTCACGCAG ggAGAGACGAAGATCCTGAAGCTGAAGAACCTGCGGCCTCAGGACTACGCTGAATACACCTGCATCGCCTCCGTCAGGAACGTGTGCGGCATCGCCGACAAGAGCGCCCACTTCAGTTTTAACAACAGGacgg cCCCGCCCTCCATCAAGCTCCTCCTGGACGACCCCCTGGTGGTGAACCCGGGCGAGACGGTCACCCTGGTGTGCGTGGCGTCCAGCGGAGACCCTCCCCCGCTGCTGAGGTGGGTGAGGCCGGGAGGGGAGGACCTCCCGAAGAGGAGCGTCATCAACGGTGGCACGCTGACCGTCCCCGCCGTCACCGTGGACGACGGCGGCGCCTACAGCTGCATGGCGTCCAACAACGTGGGCAACGCCGCCAAGAAGTCCACCACCGTGCTGGTCAGAG GCCTTCGTAAAGGTCGCTTCTGGATCACGCCCGACCCGTACCACAACGACGACAACATCCAGATCGGACGCGAGGTGAAGATCAGCTGCCAGGtggaggccacgcccccggaggagctgcagTTCAGCTGGCTGAAGAACGGGCGTCCGCTGAGGAGCTCGGAGCGGATGGTGATCACCCACACCGACACCGAGGTGTCGCCGGGAACCACCAACCTGGACATCATCGACCTGAAGTTCACCGACTTCGGCACGTACACCTGCGTGGCGTCGCTGAGGAACGGAGGAAGCCCCGAGATCAGCATCGACGTCAACATCTCATCCACCACAG TTCCGCCTGAGCTGAGCGTCCCTAGAGGGCGCTCTCACCTCATCGCCCAGGAGGGCGACACCGTGGACCTGCAGTGTTTGGTCTCAGGAAAACCCAAACCCATCATCCTCTGGTCCCGGGTGGAGGACAACggaggggcggcggcggcggcggcggtggcgccGCCTCTGATGCAGGACGGGTCGGTGGAGACGGAGAGTTCCGACGGCATCCTGAGGCTCAGCAACGTGACGAGAGAGATGAGCGGGACGTACCGCTGCCAGACGAGCCAATACAACGGCTTCAACGTGAAGCCCAGAGAGGCCCTGATCCACCTGGTGGTGCAGT TCCCTCCGACCGTGGAGCCGGCGTACACGGAGATCCGCCAGGCTCTGGGCCGGGCGTTCACCCTCACCTGTCACCTGCTGCGAGCCCATCCGGCCCGCCTCCTGCGGTACGAGTGGAAGCTGGGGTCCCGCCTCCTCACCGTGGGGGAGTTCAGCGAAGAGCGCGACGACACCAGCTACCTGGTTCGAGCTCTGAACAGGGAAGGCTACGGCGAGTacacctgtgacatcaccaaCGAGGCCGGGGCGGGGCGCTGCACCTTCATGGTCACAG GAAAGGCCTACGCTCCAGAGTTCTACTACGACACCTACGGTGCCCTGTGGCAGAACAAGCCCCGGGTCTACGGCTTCAAGCTGCAGTGGACGCAGATGGAGCCCAACGCCGTGGACCGGATCCTGGCCTACAGACTGGGCATCCGACAG ATGGGTCAGTCTCgatggtgggagcaggagatCGCCATGGAGGAAACCATCCAGAagggggagctgctgacctacAACCTGACCGAACTCGTCAAACCCGAGTCCTACCTGGTCCGCCTCACCCCCATCACCCGCTACGGAGAGGGAGACGCCACCGAACGCACCATCGCCTATAGCG CTCCCGTTAACCCTCATCTCA gggaGTTCCAATGTGGCTTTGAGGACGAGGCGATGTGTTTGTTCTCTCAAGACAAGTCGGACGAGTTCGACTGGACGCGTCACAGCGCCGCGTCACGTGACACCAAATACACACCGAACACCGGACCGAGCTCCGACCACCGCGGCTCCAAgcagg gtTTCTACATGTACATCGAGACGTCGCGACCCCGGATGGACGGGGATAAGGCTCGGATGCTGTCGCCCACCTTCAACATGAACTCCAggagctcttcctcctcttcctcctcctttgccgccaacagccccacctactgctTTGCGTTCTACTACCACATGTACGGCAAACACATCG GAGCGCTCAACGTGTTTCTGCGTCAGAAAGGTCCGACGGCGACGGAGACCAACGTCTGGAGTCTGAGCGGTAACCAAGGAGACCACTGGCTGCAAGCCAAAGTCAACATCCACCCAACTGCACCCTTCCAG ATGGTGATGGAGGGGGTCCGAGGCCCCGGGATCGAGGGAGATATCGCCATCGATGATGTCACCATCGAGGAGGGCGAATGTAAAAATCCTCCGCCCAACA ACCTGAGGTCGCTGGCCCCGCCCTCCTCACCCCATATATGGCAGCTCTGCATCACGTTGAGTctggctctgattggccagCAGAGGTGA